Proteins encoded within one genomic window of Rhododendron vialii isolate Sample 1 chromosome 1a, ASM3025357v1:
- the LOC131328996 gene encoding uncharacterized protein LOC131328996, which translates to MPPLHGPQGYAFMELVLTFQENLAPAQSTLASGTMTALVTLLAGSGMVGAMKVFRMSPILKMIACRHREVDVVRELGQPPAKPSCSLQKSKTSRKTSHRFHRDDNYCSLMNNHTSPIIMTSQTSTRLHKKPTSCSPHNIHILACCHRALDVGGA; encoded by the exons ATGCCACCTCTACATGGCCCACAAGGCTATGCATTTATGGAGTTGGTCCTTACATTCCAAGAAAATCTGGCTCCCGCGCAAAGCACCCTGGCTAGTGGTACTATGACTGCCCTGGTGACCCT CCTTGCCGGGAGTGGAATGGTTGGTGCAATGAAAGTATTCCGAATGTCGCCCATTCTCAAGATGATAG CATGTCGTCACCGGGAGGTGGACGTGGTAAGGGAATTAGGTCAACCCCCCGCAAAGCCATCTTGCAGCCTTCAGAAGAGCAAAACTTCTCGCAAAACTTCTCACAGGTTTCACCGTGACGACAATTATTGCAGTCTTATGAACAACCACACTTCTCCCATTATTATGACCAGCCAAACTTCGACCAGGCTGCACAAGAAGCCAACTTCTTGCAGTCCTCACAACATACACATACTAGCATGTTGTCACCGAGCGTTGGACGTGGGAGGGGCATGA
- the LOC131328985 gene encoding uncharacterized protein LOC131328985: MPHDNQTSLWSGAGSGAPLWSTSNNEGTEDGGEYGASETEEEDPMETDESLFLEDEDDVPEHVAHAVYEKDVQYLEMLKNHALQYVPVEIVRIPYHTSTHNGFDWVMSVLTCPNARRCPENFSMTSEVFVKLCEELVFKYGFHTIRRHAIGIFESLTMFLCILRGCSIKLVGELLNHGQATCSRQINKVLVCVTRMAKEEIQPRDNHPHSYLSHRPQYRHFMDCIGAMDGTHVFCNPPPKDATKYFGRKGGHTMNIIAICDFDIWGVEKSVENDEGELNLSTSHS, encoded by the exons ATGCCTCACGACAACCAAACTTCTCTTTGGTCAGGAGCTGGTAGTGGAGCTCCATTGTGGAGTACGTCAAAC AATGAAGGTACCGAAGATGGGGGTGAATATGGTGCAAGTGAAACGGAAGAGGAGGATCCCATGGAAACCGACGAAAGTTTGTTccttgaagatgaagatgatgtTCCTGAACATGTCGCACACGCTGTCTACGAGAAAGATGTGCAATATCTTGAAATGCTTAAGAATCATGCACTTCAATACGTCCCAGTTGAGATTGTGAGGATACCGTACCATACGTCTACACACAACGGTTTTGATTGGGTGATGTCAGTCTTAACTTGCCCAAATGCTAGAAGGTGTCCTGAGAACTTCTCCATGACAAGCGAAGTTTTCGTGAAGCTATGCGAGGAATTGGTTTTCAAATACGGCTTCCACACAATACGAAGACATGCAATCGGAATTTTTGAGAGCCTCACAATGTTTTTATGCATATTGCGTGGATGCTCCATAAAACTCGTGGGGGAGTTATTAAACCATGGGCAGGCTACCTGTTCAAGGCAAATCAATAAAGTATTGGTTTGTGTGACGCGTATGGCCAAAGAAGAGATTCAACCGCGCGATAATCACCCACATTCTTACTTGTCACATAGACCTCAGTATAGACATTTCATG GATTGCATTGGGGCGATGGATGGTACGCATGTATTTTGCAACCCGCCGCCGAAAGATGCCACAAAATATTTTGGTCGCAAGGGTGGCCACACGATGAACATAATAGCCATTTGCGATTTTGAT ATTTGGGGTGTGGAAAAGTCGGTGGAGAATGATGAAGGAGAGCTCAACTTATCCACTTCGCATTCATAA
- the LOC131317800 gene encoding large ribosomal subunit protein eL15-like isoform X1 — MVNLVFVLGIMLGAYAYFSEIWRKKQSDLMRCLLRWRCWEYRLLPSILRVRHPTHPDKANRLGYKAKQGYVIYHVRVSRGGRKRPVPKVLNS; from the exons ATGG taaatttggtttttgttttgggaataATGTTAGGGGCTTACGCTTACTTTTCGGAGATATGGAGGAAGAAGCAATCAGATTTGATGAGGTGTCTGCTGAGGTGGAGGTGCTGGGAATATCGCCTGCTTCCTTCCATCTTGCGTGTCAGACACCCTACTCATCCTGATAAAGCCAACAGATTGGGTTACAAGGCCAAGCAG GGCTATGTGATTTACCATGTCCGTGTAAGTCGTGGAGGGCGAAAGCGACCAGTTCCCAAGGTTCTCAACTCATAG
- the LOC131317800 gene encoding large ribosomal subunit protein eL15-like isoform X2, with product MGAYAYFSEIWRKKQSDLMRCLLRWRCWEYRLLPSILRVRHPTHPDKANRLGYKAKQGYVIYHVRVSRGGRKRPVPKVLNS from the exons ATGG GGGCTTACGCTTACTTTTCGGAGATATGGAGGAAGAAGCAATCAGATTTGATGAGGTGTCTGCTGAGGTGGAGGTGCTGGGAATATCGCCTGCTTCCTTCCATCTTGCGTGTCAGACACCCTACTCATCCTGATAAAGCCAACAGATTGGGTTACAAGGCCAAGCAG GGCTATGTGATTTACCATGTCCGTGTAAGTCGTGGAGGGCGAAAGCGACCAGTTCCCAAGGTTCTCAACTCATAG